A stretch of Gadus macrocephalus chromosome 17, ASM3116895v1 DNA encodes these proteins:
- the mlphb gene encoding melanophilin isoform X2 has protein sequence MMPGSAPGKKLDLSKLTDEEAKHVWDVVQRDFDLRKKEEDRLGDLKTKIEKEDSKIELLGKQSSLSESHCIRCLQPFKFLVNSKRQCLDCQLFTCKACSRYNKKELGWVCDPCRMARVLKIGTLEWYHGNVRTRFKRFGSAKVMRSLFKRLSGEPGSPRELREDYEEDNLDSSDAQRCKEMRKTKRILSVQHYDLDLDPDYSITSRRNSFKELRGHDVTAGGEGECGELDEADMSSVIQQVLEGQRDEPPNHYSSEVQLDFSRRISLGRAPHPDDMVCPDTRSAGLRPVSRLSHSSCGSGGGPYSVTSCPLEPYDSEEEEEEEEDPRYLLDHHHPHQHLSHYRGDSPVYQDSLDSPQPPQIKELNRRMSLVEGILNSLERKVVSPSEQPSLAPRVPESRPPPPPSAPPFSEDLEEQQLRQKLDQLTRAISDNGLTSDEEEEEEDEEDEEEVEEEELSIPRWRSHVGPKAVGASQPLPSSTSISSVEVQLLQPSHAHKLNPPTEGAERGSRPTEEASEAGFRGSSALLFELEDRVAQAAASVQTTRTQVSYIENRIAALGAAGMSVDTGRRRSAIPVPVTRRHSQGFPTKTCDVSVSMRRKLSII, from the exons TGACCTGAAGACTAAGATTGAGAAGGAAGACAGTAAGATCGAGCTCCTGGGCAAGCAGAGCAGTTTGTCGGAGTCTCACTGCATCCGCTGCCTCCAACCATTCAAGTTCCTGGTCAACAGCAAGCGGCAGTGTCTTGACTGCCAGCTTTTCACCTGCAAGGCATGCAGCCGTTACAACAAGAAGGAGCTGGGCTGGGTGTGTGACCCCTGCCGCATGGCCAG GGTGCTCAAGATCGGCACGTTGGAGTGGTACCACGGGAACGTGCGCACGCGCTTCAAGCGCTTCGGCAGTGCCAAGGTGATGCGCTCGCTTTTCAAGAGGCTGAGCGGGGAGCCCGGTTCGCCGAGGGAGCTCAGAG AGGACTATGAGGAAGACAACCTGGACAGCTCGGATGCCCAGCGATGCAAAGAG ATGAGGAAGACCAAGAGGATCCTTTCAGTCCAGCACTacgacctggacctggacccggACTACTCCATCACCTCCAGGAGGAACTCCTTTAAG GAGCTGAGGGGCCATGACGTGACAGCAGGGGGCGAGGGGGAGTGCGGGGAGCTGGACGAGGCGGACATGAGCTCGGTGATCCAGCAGGTCCTGGAGGGGCAGCGGGACGAACCGCCAAACCACTACAGCAGCGAGGTCCAGCTGGACTTCAGCCGCAGGATCAGCCTTGGACGAGCACCGCACccag ACGACATGGTGTGCCCGGACACTCGCTCCGCAGGCCTGCGCCCGGTCTCCCGCCTCAGCCACTCCTCCTgcgggagtgggggggggccgTACTCGGTCACCAGCTGCCCCCTGGAGCCCTACgactcggaggaggaggaggaggaggaggaagaccccCGCTACCTCCTggaccatcatcatcctcatcagcaTCTCTCTCATTACCGTGGTGACAGCCCGGTCTACCAGGACAGCCTGGACTCGCCCCAACCTCCGCAG ATCAAGGAGCTGAACCGACGGATGTCATTGGTCGAGGGCATTTTGAACAGCTTGGAGCGTAAGGTGGTCTCCCCCAGCGAGCAG CCCAGCCTGGCCCCCCGGGTCCCTGAGTCCcggccaccgccccccccctcggccccccccttctctgaggacctggaggagcagcagctgagACAGAAGCTGGACCAGCTGACGCGAGCCATCAGCGACAACGGCCTGACCtctgacgaggaggaggaggaggaggacgaggaggacgaggaggaggtggaggaggaggagctctccATCCCCCGCTGGAGGAGCCATGTGGGGCCGAAGGCAGTGGGGGCCAGTCAGccgctcccctcctccacctccatctcctctgtgGAGGTGCAGCTGCTCCAGCCGTCCCACGCTCACAAG CTCAACCCTCCgacagagggagcagagaggggctcGCGGCCCACGGAGGAGGCCTCCGAGGCGGGCTTCAGGGGCTCCAGCGCCCTGCTCTTTGAGCTGGAGGACAGGGTGGCCCAGGCCGCCGCCAGCGTCCAGACCACCCGGACACAG GTTTCGTACATCGAGAACCGCATCGCGGCGCTCGGAGCAGCTGGCATGTCTGTGGACACGGGCAGGAGGAGG TCTGCAATCCCAGTTCCAGTGACAAGACGACACTCACAAGGTTTTCCGACAA aaacCTGTGATGTCTCCGTGTCCATGAGGAGGAAACTCAGCATTATATGA
- the mlphb gene encoding melanophilin isoform X1 — MMPGSAPGKKLDLSKLTDEEAKHVWDVVQRDFDLRKKEEDRLGDLKTKIEKEDSKIELLGKQSSLSESHCIRCLQPFKFLVNSKRQCLDCQLFTCKACSRYNKKELGWVCDPCRMARVLKIGTLEWYHGNVRTRFKRFGSAKVMRSLFKRLSGEPGSPRELREDYEEDNLDSSDAQRCKEMRKTKRILSVQHYDLDLDPDYSITSRRNSFKELRGHDVTAGGEGECGELDEADMSSVIQQVLEGQRDEPPNHYSSEVQLDFSRRISLGRAPHPDDMVCPDTRSAGLRPVSRLSHSSCGSGGGPYSVTSCPLEPYDSEEEEEEEEDPRYLLDHHHPHQHLSHYRGDSPVYQDSLDSPQPPQIKELNRRMSLVEGILNSLERKVVSPSEQPSLAPRVPESRPPPPPSAPPFSEDLEEQQLRQKLDQLTRAISDNGLTSDEEEEEEDEEDEEEVEEEELSIPRWRSHVGPKAVGASQPLPSSTSISSVEVQLLQPSHAHKLNPPTEGAERGSRPTEEASEAGFRGSSALLFELEDRVAQAAASVQTTRTQVSYIENRIAALGAAGMSVDTGRRRSAIPVPVTRRHSQGFPTSQVGKFVRNSIYTGSLTQRNPVAKPQRGAPCAKPVMSPCP; from the exons TGACCTGAAGACTAAGATTGAGAAGGAAGACAGTAAGATCGAGCTCCTGGGCAAGCAGAGCAGTTTGTCGGAGTCTCACTGCATCCGCTGCCTCCAACCATTCAAGTTCCTGGTCAACAGCAAGCGGCAGTGTCTTGACTGCCAGCTTTTCACCTGCAAGGCATGCAGCCGTTACAACAAGAAGGAGCTGGGCTGGGTGTGTGACCCCTGCCGCATGGCCAG GGTGCTCAAGATCGGCACGTTGGAGTGGTACCACGGGAACGTGCGCACGCGCTTCAAGCGCTTCGGCAGTGCCAAGGTGATGCGCTCGCTTTTCAAGAGGCTGAGCGGGGAGCCCGGTTCGCCGAGGGAGCTCAGAG AGGACTATGAGGAAGACAACCTGGACAGCTCGGATGCCCAGCGATGCAAAGAG ATGAGGAAGACCAAGAGGATCCTTTCAGTCCAGCACTacgacctggacctggacccggACTACTCCATCACCTCCAGGAGGAACTCCTTTAAG GAGCTGAGGGGCCATGACGTGACAGCAGGGGGCGAGGGGGAGTGCGGGGAGCTGGACGAGGCGGACATGAGCTCGGTGATCCAGCAGGTCCTGGAGGGGCAGCGGGACGAACCGCCAAACCACTACAGCAGCGAGGTCCAGCTGGACTTCAGCCGCAGGATCAGCCTTGGACGAGCACCGCACccag ACGACATGGTGTGCCCGGACACTCGCTCCGCAGGCCTGCGCCCGGTCTCCCGCCTCAGCCACTCCTCCTgcgggagtgggggggggccgTACTCGGTCACCAGCTGCCCCCTGGAGCCCTACgactcggaggaggaggaggaggaggaggaagaccccCGCTACCTCCTggaccatcatcatcctcatcagcaTCTCTCTCATTACCGTGGTGACAGCCCGGTCTACCAGGACAGCCTGGACTCGCCCCAACCTCCGCAG ATCAAGGAGCTGAACCGACGGATGTCATTGGTCGAGGGCATTTTGAACAGCTTGGAGCGTAAGGTGGTCTCCCCCAGCGAGCAG CCCAGCCTGGCCCCCCGGGTCCCTGAGTCCcggccaccgccccccccctcggccccccccttctctgaggacctggaggagcagcagctgagACAGAAGCTGGACCAGCTGACGCGAGCCATCAGCGACAACGGCCTGACCtctgacgaggaggaggaggaggaggacgaggaggacgaggaggaggtggaggaggaggagctctccATCCCCCGCTGGAGGAGCCATGTGGGGCCGAAGGCAGTGGGGGCCAGTCAGccgctcccctcctccacctccatctcctctgtgGAGGTGCAGCTGCTCCAGCCGTCCCACGCTCACAAG CTCAACCCTCCgacagagggagcagagaggggctcGCGGCCCACGGAGGAGGCCTCCGAGGCGGGCTTCAGGGGCTCCAGCGCCCTGCTCTTTGAGCTGGAGGACAGGGTGGCCCAGGCCGCCGCCAGCGTCCAGACCACCCGGACACAG GTTTCGTACATCGAGAACCGCATCGCGGCGCTCGGAGCAGCTGGCATGTCTGTGGACACGGGCAGGAGGAGG TCTGCAATCCCAGTTCCAGTGACAAGACGACACTCACAAGGTTTTCCGACAA GCCAGGTGGGCAAGTTTGTGAGAAACTCAATCTACACAGGGTCCCTGACCCAGCGCAACCCTGTGGCTAAGCCCCAGAGAGGGGCACCCTGTGCG aaacCTGTGATGTCTCCGTGTCCATGA